The following are from one region of the bacterium genome:
- the mutS gene encoding DNA mismatch repair protein MutS, producing the protein MTELSPGKDTPMLRQYRAVKNQAPGAILLFRLGDFYEMFGEDARRAAPVLEIALTARNTMPMCGIPYHAATGYIAKLVKAGFKVAVCDQVEDPRQARGIVRREITRIITPGTMVEEELLDQARANYLASVCRLGSVFGLASLEISTGEFRTTEIGTVEQLLDELIGLRPGELLLPPSLEEEVGKPLQAQLGSGPLLTTVEEWKFDYEMAYETLNRQFGTASLDGFGCAAMIPGIAAAGAVMEYARENLRRPVGHIHHLIAYETGHYMVLDAATRSSLELVEPLRGTDDTATLLGAVRRTVTPMGARLLREWLVRPLVDPAAISRRLETVEGLISRRDILTSVRSRLKEVRDLQRLIARIACGTPNPRDLGAVRQSLKAVPGFREELAGFADGIWEDIRAGLHDFTSLVELLERGLVDTPPLSPGDGGVIREGFDGELDGIRRLAREGKDWISRYQAEEIERTGVKSLKVRYNRVFGYFIEITKANLASVPDHYLRKQTLANAERFITDELKEYEDKVLGAQERAAAMEYALFEKLRDAVRERERLIQETAGSLALLDVAAGFADTALAHNFVRPIVEESGVLTIRNGRHPVVEQTVAAGNFVGNDTEMDGAESQIHIITGPNMAGKSTYIRQVALIVLLAQTGSFVPADYARIGCADRIFARVGASDDLSRGQSTFMVEMTETANILHHATPRSLIILDEIGRGTSTFDGISIAWAVAEYLHNRPARKARTLFATHYHELTELELTLPGVKNFNVAVREWNDRVIFLRKVVPGGTDRSYGIQVARLAGLPRAVIERANRILSGLESGTLSADGKPKFAVSLPSPDTGGQQLTLFETETDPVVDELRSMRLEFMTPFEAMQRLKELKDRLDRSGCRG; encoded by the coding sequence ATGACTGAACTTTCCCCCGGCAAAGACACCCCCATGCTCCGCCAGTATCGGGCGGTCAAGAACCAGGCCCCGGGAGCGATCCTGCTTTTCCGACTCGGCGATTTTTACGAAATGTTCGGAGAAGACGCCCGCCGGGCGGCCCCGGTGCTGGAGATCGCCCTGACCGCCCGCAACACCATGCCCATGTGCGGCATTCCTTACCATGCCGCCACCGGGTATATCGCCAAGCTGGTCAAGGCGGGGTTCAAGGTCGCCGTCTGCGACCAGGTCGAGGATCCCCGGCAGGCCCGGGGCATCGTCCGCCGGGAGATCACCCGGATCATCACCCCGGGGACGATGGTGGAAGAGGAACTGCTCGACCAGGCCCGCGCCAACTATCTGGCCTCGGTCTGCCGGCTGGGCTCGGTGTTCGGCCTGGCCTCTCTGGAAATTTCCACCGGGGAGTTCCGGACCACGGAGATCGGGACCGTGGAACAGCTCCTGGACGAATTGATCGGCCTGCGCCCGGGCGAACTGCTGCTCCCCCCCTCGCTCGAGGAAGAAGTGGGGAAGCCGCTGCAGGCGCAGCTCGGATCCGGCCCCCTGTTGACTACGGTCGAGGAATGGAAATTCGATTACGAGATGGCGTACGAAACCCTCAACCGTCAGTTCGGGACCGCCTCGCTGGACGGTTTCGGCTGCGCCGCCATGATCCCCGGGATCGCCGCCGCGGGCGCGGTCATGGAGTATGCCCGGGAAAACCTGCGCCGGCCCGTCGGCCATATCCACCACCTGATCGCCTACGAGACGGGACATTACATGGTTCTGGACGCCGCCACCCGTTCCAGCCTGGAGTTGGTGGAACCCTTACGCGGGACCGACGACACCGCCACCCTCCTGGGCGCGGTGCGAAGGACCGTAACTCCCATGGGCGCCCGGCTGCTGCGGGAATGGCTGGTTCGCCCCCTGGTCGATCCCGCCGCCATCTCCCGCCGCCTCGAAACCGTGGAAGGGCTGATTTCCCGCCGCGATATTCTGACGTCCGTCCGGAGCCGCCTGAAGGAAGTGCGGGATCTGCAACGGTTGATCGCCCGGATCGCCTGCGGAACCCCGAACCCCCGGGACCTGGGCGCCGTCCGTCAGTCGTTGAAGGCCGTGCCCGGGTTCAGGGAAGAACTCGCGGGGTTCGCGGACGGGATATGGGAGGATATCCGCGCCGGGCTCCATGATTTCACTTCCCTCGTGGAACTTCTGGAACGGGGCCTGGTCGACACGCCACCCCTTTCTCCCGGCGACGGCGGGGTGATCCGGGAAGGTTTCGACGGCGAATTGGACGGGATCCGCCGGCTGGCCCGCGAAGGCAAGGATTGGATCAGCCGCTATCAGGCGGAGGAAATCGAACGCACGGGAGTCAAGTCGCTCAAGGTCCGCTACAACAGGGTGTTCGGATATTTCATCGAGATCACCAAAGCCAACCTCGCCTCGGTTCCGGATCATTATCTGAGAAAGCAGACCCTGGCCAACGCCGAACGCTTCATCACCGACGAACTGAAGGAGTACGAAGACAAGGTCCTGGGCGCGCAGGAACGCGCCGCCGCCATGGAGTACGCCCTCTTCGAGAAACTCCGGGACGCCGTGCGGGAACGGGAACGGCTTATCCAGGAGACGGCGGGTTCGCTGGCCCTTCTCGACGTCGCCGCCGGTTTTGCCGATACCGCCCTTGCGCACAACTTCGTCCGGCCCATTGTCGAGGAGAGCGGGGTCCTGACGATAAGGAACGGAAGGCACCCGGTCGTGGAACAGACCGTGGCCGCCGGCAATTTCGTGGGGAACGACACCGAGATGGACGGAGCAGAGAGCCAGATTCATATCATCACCGGGCCCAACATGGCCGGGAAGTCCACCTATATCCGGCAGGTGGCCCTGATCGTTCTTCTCGCCCAGACCGGCAGCTTCGTGCCCGCCGATTATGCCCGGATCGGGTGCGCCGACCGGATTTTCGCCCGTGTCGGCGCCTCGGACGACCTCTCCCGCGGCCAGAGCACGTTCATGGTGGAAATGACCGAAACCGCCAATATCCTGCACCACGCCACGCCCCGCAGCCTGATCATCCTCGACGAGATCGGACGCGGGACCAGCACGTTCGACGGGATTTCGATCGCCTGGGCCGTGGCCGAGTATCTGCATAACCGTCCGGCCCGCAAAGCCAGGACCCTGTTCGCCACTCACTACCACGAACTGACGGAGCTGGAACTCACGCTTCCCGGGGTGAAGAACTTCAACGTGGCCGTGAGGGAATGGAACGACCGGGTGATCTTCCTGCGCAAGGTGGTGCCCGGAGGCACCGACCGAAGCTACGGCATCCAGGTGGCGCGGTTGGCCGGGCTGCCCCGAGCGGTTATCGAACGGGCCAACCGGATACTTTCCGGACTCGAGTCCGGCACGCTCTCGGCCGACGGGAAACCGAAGTTCGCCGTTTCCCTCCCCTCTCCGGATACCGGCGGCCAGCAACTGACGTTGTTCGAGACCGAAACCGATCCGGTCGTGGACGAGCTGCGTTCGATGCGGCTGGAATTCATGACGCCCTTCGAGGCGATGCAGAGGCTCAAGGAGCTGAAAGACCGTCTCGACCGGAGTGGCTGCCGCGGATAA
- a CDS encoding response regulator has translation MSENRNLVLVVDDEEDLVIALKARFQSAGYEVEVARDGLEALRKARTLDPDVIILDVMLPKMDGFKVCRMLKFDNRYSRIPVLMLSARGQEVDQEMGKKVGADDYMVKPFDSAKLMSRVKELLGN, from the coding sequence GTGAGTGAGAACCGCAACCTGGTGCTGGTAGTGGACGACGAGGAAGACCTGGTCATCGCCCTCAAGGCCCGGTTTCAGTCGGCCGGGTACGAGGTGGAGGTCGCCCGGGACGGTTTGGAAGCGTTGCGCAAGGCTCGCACCCTCGACCCCGACGTCATCATCCTCGACGTCATGCTCCCCAAGATGGACGGTTTCAAGGTCTGCCGTATGCTCAAATTCGACAACCGCTACTCCCGGATCCCGGTGCTCATGCTTTCGGCCCGGGGGCAGGAGGTTGACCAGGAGATGGGGAAGAAGGTGGGGGCCGACGATTACATGGTCAAACCCTTCGATTCGGCCAAGCTCATGAGCCGGGTCAAGGAACTGTTGGGGAACTGA
- a CDS encoding ATP-binding protein → MKQPDLRWMRREYSLSRVVMENTLVGTCMGLLVGLLLRGCLPQLNQINLDWVIFILIGMIIGLLSGFERKRQAQMEKKKNLLEKEVRESRGALVTTEDRYKNLFDNANDVIMVLDSDGRFVEVNGKFRDILGYEAAEWLGRSFYDLITAACRDVAIKNYWETLKGGAPRFELDAVHAGGSTINLACANSPVRDREGEVIGAMIIARDISESKNLEELQNRFISHASHELRTPLTAMREFASLLIDGVAGELNEDQKKYLERVEANIDRLARIIDNLLLMSQAEQEKIVLDKRQLDFGEVLAQVKEDYQAAAAKKRQDLTLNLGEEMPRILFDPDRVIQVLINLLGNAMKFTPDGGRIELGARRDGASLVAWVKDNGVGIKSEDHERIFDRFQQIRDGHKFGRKGAGLGLAISREIIRLHRGEMWVESEVGQGSTFYFSLPITQAPKVLLVDDDPDLVEMYKDFLTPYHYRVITAYNGEEAIRKAVAEVPDLVVLDIVMPRMNGYEVMGRLRESQTTCGIRVVILTGYGLDEKRLAAYGDRAIPALRKPVSMNEFVKVVQGELEKREEELLEGEKAGE, encoded by the coding sequence ATGAAGCAACCCGATCTGCGGTGGATGCGCCGGGAATATTCCCTGAGCCGGGTAGTGATGGAGAACACCCTGGTCGGGACCTGCATGGGTCTGCTGGTAGGACTGCTGCTGCGCGGCTGCCTCCCCCAACTCAACCAGATCAACCTCGATTGGGTGATCTTCATCCTGATCGGCATGATCATCGGCCTGCTCAGCGGCTTCGAACGGAAGCGCCAGGCCCAGATGGAAAAGAAAAAAAACCTGCTGGAGAAAGAGGTCCGGGAAAGCCGGGGCGCCCTGGTCACCACCGAAGACCGCTATAAGAACCTCTTCGACAACGCCAACGACGTGATCATGGTTCTCGACAGCGACGGCCGGTTCGTCGAGGTCAACGGGAAGTTCCGGGATATCCTCGGATATGAAGCGGCCGAATGGCTGGGCCGTTCCTTCTACGATCTGATTACGGCCGCCTGCCGCGACGTCGCCATCAAGAACTACTGGGAAACGCTCAAGGGCGGAGCGCCCCGGTTCGAACTGGACGCGGTTCACGCCGGGGGAAGCACCATCAACCTCGCCTGCGCCAATTCGCCGGTCCGCGACCGGGAAGGGGAGGTGATCGGGGCCATGATCATCGCCCGCGACATTTCCGAGAGCAAGAACCTGGAGGAACTGCAGAACCGCTTCATCTCCCATGCCTCCCACGAGCTCAGGACTCCGCTCACCGCCATGCGGGAGTTCGCGTCGCTGCTCATCGACGGGGTGGCCGGGGAACTGAACGAGGACCAGAAAAAGTACCTGGAGCGGGTGGAAGCGAATATCGACCGTCTGGCCCGGATCATCGACAATCTTCTCCTCATGTCCCAGGCCGAGCAGGAAAAGATCGTGCTGGACAAGAGACAGCTCGATTTCGGGGAAGTCCTGGCCCAGGTCAAGGAGGATTACCAGGCCGCCGCCGCCAAAAAGCGCCAGGATCTCACGCTCAACCTGGGGGAAGAAATGCCCCGGATTCTCTTCGATCCGGACCGGGTGATCCAGGTCCTGATCAACCTTCTCGGCAACGCCATGAAATTCACCCCCGACGGGGGCCGGATCGAACTGGGGGCGCGGCGCGACGGAGCCAGCCTGGTCGCCTGGGTCAAGGACAACGGGGTGGGGATCAAGTCCGAAGACCATGAAAGGATATTCGACCGGTTTCAGCAGATCCGTGACGGGCACAAGTTCGGCCGCAAGGGAGCCGGGCTGGGGCTGGCCATATCCCGCGAGATTATCCGGCTGCACCGGGGGGAGATGTGGGTGGAGAGCGAGGTGGGGCAGGGCAGCACCTTCTATTTTTCTCTTCCCATCACCCAGGCCCCCAAGGTGCTCCTGGTGGACGACGACCCCGACCTAGTGGAGATGTACAAGGATTTTCTCACCCCCTACCACTACCGGGTGATAACCGCCTACAACGGAGAGGAAGCCATCCGCAAAGCCGTGGCCGAAGTCCCCGACCTGGTGGTGTTGGACATCGTGATGCCGAGGATGAACGGTTACGAGGTGATGGGACGCCTCCGGGAGTCGCAGACCACCTGCGGGATCAGGGTCGTCATTCTCACCGGCTACGGCCTCGACGAGAAGCGCCTGGCCGCCTACGGCGACCGGGCCATTCCGGCCCTGCGCAAGCCCGTGAGCATGAACGAATTCGTCAAGGTGGTGCAGGGAGAACTGGAAAAGCGAGAGGAAGAACTGTTGGAAGGAGAGAAAGCCGGTGAGTGA
- a CDS encoding AAA family ATPase, whose protein sequence is MYEKYWGLKEKPFRNTPDPKFLCDFSQYSDSLMKLTYSVRENMGAALLTGVFGCGKTLVARALMNGLSRGKYAFAYLSYPPASGGEFLRAVVRTLKYSELPEKKTELMEDALLEALQGQVQDNEREGKETVIILDEAHAVENDQIFEKVRLLLNFQKEDRFLVNLLLVGQPELRNKVANLRQLDQRIAIRCHLNPLTREQSADYIRRRLGTAGREDEIFTEEVVEEIFKETGGIPRRINHLCDLGLMTGFARKAPRIDAAVFRESREIFAGTAPGTGGESGGEIPAFSQP, encoded by the coding sequence ATGTACGAGAAATACTGGGGTTTGAAGGAAAAGCCGTTCCGCAACACCCCCGACCCCAAGTTTCTCTGCGATTTCAGCCAGTACTCCGACTCCCTGATGAAACTGACCTACTCGGTCAGGGAGAACATGGGAGCGGCGCTCCTCACCGGGGTCTTCGGCTGCGGCAAGACCCTGGTGGCCCGGGCCCTGATGAACGGTCTCAGCCGCGGCAAATACGCCTTCGCCTACCTATCCTACCCGCCGGCCTCGGGCGGCGAATTCCTGCGCGCGGTGGTCAGGACCCTCAAATACAGCGAACTCCCGGAAAAGAAGACCGAACTCATGGAAGACGCGCTCTTGGAAGCCCTGCAGGGACAGGTCCAGGACAACGAGAGAGAGGGGAAAGAGACGGTCATCATTCTCGACGAGGCCCACGCCGTGGAGAACGACCAGATCTTCGAAAAGGTCCGCTTGCTGCTGAACTTCCAGAAGGAGGACCGGTTTCTGGTCAACCTGCTTCTGGTCGGGCAGCCGGAGCTGCGGAACAAGGTCGCCAACCTCCGGCAGCTCGACCAGCGGATCGCCATCCGCTGCCACCTCAACCCGCTCACCCGGGAACAGAGCGCCGACTATATCCGCCGCCGGCTGGGGACGGCGGGAAGGGAAGACGAAATTTTCACCGAGGAAGTGGTGGAAGAGATATTCAAGGAAACCGGCGGCATTCCCCGGCGGATCAACCACCTCTGCGATTTGGGGCTGATGACGGGGTTCGCCCGCAAAGCCCCGCGGATCGATGCCGCCGTCTTCCGCGAATCCCGGGAAATATTCGCCGGCACCGCTCCCGGAACCGGAGGAGAAAGCGGTGGGGAAATCCCTGCTTTTAGTCAACCATAA
- a CDS encoding ATPase, T2SS/T4P/T4SS family, which translates to MFENEENVVVNRLLDAGRIDEEQLDRARKSGIKPLHEALIELEFLGQDEIYETIALELGVPYANLSNYMVDEDVFTLITEEVARRFQIFPLYLLEDSIGLAMADPRNVEALDQVALMTRLTVDPFLASPRDIKRAIERRFQSQMGSVEEMIEDLEVTRLIEEEEEIPELKDLTDEAPITKLVNLILAQAVRDRASDVHINPDENALRVRFRIDGVLYEVPSPPPRLRAAITSRIKVMSNLNIAETRKPQDGHVRLRIEGNDIDIRVSTLPTVHGENVVLRILNSSSVIVGLDQLGFTSRNLEIFRQIIFKPHGVLLNTGPTGSGKTTTLYTALQTVNSMDKNIITVEDPVEYRLRLIRQVQVNPRVGLSFASGLRSILRQDPDIIMVGEIRDAETAEIAIQAALTGHFVLSTLHTNDAAGAIPRLMHMGVEPFLVAAALEAIMAQRLVRRICPQCRVAYEPHPLVLKQIGLDPEKKVEFFRGEGCDLCRGTGYKGRVAIFEIIELSPAIRHLAIAKAGSDDIMDAAIREGTVSLKDDALRKVLDGETTVEEMARVTGTKVDLGPPEAEAPGSSGEAGEGEEVLPETVFEEEGASDSLSIDDYERQITHWLAKK; encoded by the coding sequence ATGTTCGAGAACGAGGAAAACGTCGTCGTCAACCGCCTGCTGGACGCGGGCCGGATCGACGAGGAACAGCTCGACCGGGCCCGCAAATCGGGGATCAAGCCCCTGCACGAGGCCCTGATCGAACTGGAGTTTCTCGGCCAGGACGAAATCTACGAAACCATCGCCCTGGAGTTGGGGGTTCCCTACGCCAACTTATCCAATTATATGGTGGACGAGGACGTCTTCACCCTGATCACCGAGGAAGTCGCCCGGCGGTTTCAGATCTTTCCGCTCTACCTTCTCGAGGATTCGATCGGCCTGGCCATGGCCGATCCCCGCAACGTCGAGGCACTGGATCAGGTGGCTCTGATGACGCGCCTGACCGTCGATCCCTTCCTGGCTTCGCCGCGGGACATCAAGCGGGCGATCGAGCGCCGGTTCCAGTCCCAGATGGGGTCCGTGGAGGAAATGATCGAGGACCTTGAGGTCACCCGCCTGATCGAGGAGGAGGAGGAGATCCCCGAGCTCAAGGATCTGACCGACGAAGCCCCGATCACCAAGCTCGTCAACCTGATCCTGGCCCAGGCCGTCCGCGACCGGGCCAGTGACGTCCATATCAACCCCGACGAAAACGCGCTGAGGGTCCGGTTCCGCATCGACGGGGTCCTTTACGAGGTGCCGTCCCCCCCGCCCCGGCTGCGGGCGGCGATCACCTCGCGGATCAAGGTCATGAGCAATCTCAACATCGCCGAGACCCGCAAACCCCAGGACGGCCACGTCCGGCTCAGGATCGAGGGCAACGACATCGACATCCGCGTTTCGACCCTGCCCACGGTTCACGGCGAAAACGTGGTTCTGCGCATCCTCAATTCCAGCAGCGTCATCGTCGGCCTCGATCAATTGGGGTTTACCAGCCGCAACCTGGAGATATTCCGTCAGATCATCTTCAAGCCTCACGGGGTGCTGCTCAACACCGGTCCCACCGGGAGCGGGAAGACCACGACCCTCTACACCGCCCTGCAGACGGTCAACAGCATGGACAAGAACATCATCACGGTGGAGGACCCGGTGGAATACCGACTGCGCCTCATCCGTCAGGTCCAGGTCAACCCCCGGGTGGGGCTGAGCTTCGCCTCCGGTTTGCGGTCGATTCTGCGCCAGGACCCGGACATCATCATGGTGGGTGAAATCCGGGACGCGGAAACGGCCGAGATCGCCATTCAGGCGGCGCTGACCGGGCATTTCGTCCTCTCCACCCTGCACACCAACGACGCCGCCGGCGCCATCCCCCGGCTGATGCACATGGGGGTCGAACCGTTCCTGGTGGCGGCGGCGCTGGAGGCGATCATGGCTCAGCGGCTGGTCCGGAGGATCTGCCCCCAGTGCCGGGTCGCCTACGAACCCCATCCCCTGGTTCTGAAACAGATCGGACTCGACCCCGAAAAGAAAGTCGAATTTTTTCGGGGAGAAGGCTGCGATTTATGCCGCGGCACGGGGTACAAGGGCCGGGTGGCCATCTTCGAGATCATCGAGTTGAGCCCCGCCATCCGGCACCTGGCCATAGCCAAGGCCGGGAGCGACGACATCATGGACGCCGCCATCAGGGAAGGCACGGTGTCCCTCAAAGACGACGCGCTGCGCAAGGTCCTCGACGGAGAGACCACGGTGGAGGAGATGGCCCGGGTCACCGGGACCAAAGTCGATCTCGGGCCCCCGGAAGCGGAGGCGCCGGGCTCCTCCGGAGAGGCGGGGGAGGGGGAAGAAGTCCTTCCCGAAACGGTTTTCGAGGAGGAAGGCGCCTCCGACTCTCTTTCGATCGACGACTACGAGCGGCAGATAACCCACTGGCTGGCAAAAAAATAG
- a CDS encoding type II secretion system F family protein → MAIYRYKARSDAGKVLSGALEASSEQAVVRQLEEMGYTPISVKLEKASRKSQKRGIFGQMEKVKGKDLVMMTRQLHSLIHAGIPIMMALDVLEKQSQNQTLRGILTRVQEEISGGASLSDALRNFPGVFDDLYVNTVLAGETGGALPEVLGRLADLLESEQETRTAVKSAVRYPMIALTVLIIAFVVMSTMVVPKFAKIFTAIKMDLPLPTRMMIAMSNGMLHYYWILIPAVIAAIFAFIAYGRTKKGHYQIDRLKLKLPIFGPLFTKLAMFRFTKMLATLERSGVPILKIIEIVSMTVGNDIMAEQLLEMRKDIRDGKGISESIMARPVFPPMVSNMLSVGEETGRLDEMAESVAYYYEQEIRYTVATLTDLIEPVMTVFIAGFVLLFALAIFLPMWDMIKIAQR, encoded by the coding sequence ATGGCGATTTACCGATATAAGGCGCGCAGCGACGCGGGCAAGGTGCTTTCGGGGGCCCTTGAAGCCTCGTCGGAGCAGGCCGTCGTCCGGCAGCTGGAGGAGATGGGCTACACCCCCATTTCGGTCAAGCTGGAGAAGGCTTCCCGCAAGTCCCAGAAACGCGGGATCTTCGGGCAGATGGAGAAAGTGAAGGGCAAGGACCTGGTCATGATGACCCGGCAGCTTCACTCCCTGATCCATGCCGGTATCCCCATCATGATGGCCCTCGACGTTCTGGAAAAGCAGTCCCAGAACCAGACCCTGCGCGGGATCCTGACCCGTGTCCAGGAGGAGATCAGCGGGGGCGCCAGCCTCTCCGACGCGCTGCGGAACTTCCCCGGGGTCTTCGACGACCTCTACGTCAACACCGTCCTGGCCGGGGAGACGGGCGGGGCGCTTCCCGAAGTGCTGGGGCGCCTGGCCGACCTCCTCGAATCCGAGCAGGAAACCCGGACAGCGGTCAAGTCGGCGGTGCGCTATCCCATGATCGCCCTGACGGTCCTGATCATCGCGTTCGTGGTCATGAGCACCATGGTGGTTCCCAAGTTCGCCAAGATCTTCACCGCCATCAAGATGGACCTGCCGCTGCCCACCCGGATGATGATCGCCATGAGCAACGGCATGCTTCATTATTACTGGATCCTCATCCCCGCCGTCATCGCCGCGATCTTCGCGTTCATCGCCTACGGCCGGACCAAGAAAGGGCACTATCAGATCGACCGGCTCAAGCTGAAGCTCCCCATCTTCGGTCCGCTTTTCACCAAGCTGGCCATGTTCCGCTTCACCAAGATGCTGGCCACCCTGGAGCGGAGCGGCGTTCCCATCCTCAAGATCATCGAAATCGTCTCCATGACCGTGGGCAACGACATCATGGCCGAACAGCTTCTGGAGATGCGCAAGGACATCCGCGACGGCAAGGGCATCTCCGAATCGATCATGGCCCGGCCGGTCTTTCCCCCCATGGTCAGCAACATGCTCTCGGTGGGGGAGGAGACGGGGCGCCTGGATGAAATGGCGGAATCGGTGGCCTATTACTACGAGCAGGAGATCCGCTACACCGTCGCCACCCTGACCGATCTGATCGAACCGGTGATGACCGTTTTTATCGCCGGGTTCGTGCTCCTCTTCGCCCTGGCCATCTTCCTGCCCATGTGGGACATGATCAAGATCGCCCAGCGCTGA
- a CDS encoding prepilin-type N-terminal cleavage/methylation domain-containing protein: MKGFTLIELIIVIVIIGILAAVAIPKYLDLQEQAQKAARDGNVSAVRSAVTMYYAEQAAAGGPSFPATIVADLFADATVPPTVNGTWTWSYDSATGTVSTN; this comes from the coding sequence ATGAAGGGTTTTACGCTGATTGAACTGATCATCGTGATCGTGATCATCGGCATTCTGGCCGCGGTCGCGATCCCCAAGTACCTGGACCTGCAGGAGCAAGCCCAGAAGGCGGCCCGTGACGGCAACGTTTCCGCCGTCCGTTCCGCGGTGACCATGTACTATGCCGAACAGGCCGCCGCCGGCGGACCGTCCTTCCCGGCCACCATCGTGGCCGACCTCTTCGCCGACGCCACGGTCCCCCCGACCGTCAACGGGACCTGGACCTGGTCCTACGATTCGGCCACCGGCACGGTTTCCACCAACTGA
- a CDS encoding sigma-54 dependent transcriptional regulator has protein sequence MGKSLLLVNHNPSQLASWRARLEGWGIPCAATADPFTALQLLHLQETGGMICREDLPIMSGPELARRAQRSHPRLAVRVMGRPRGGELSDVDYHHGAVSFLEADFLTAAGRVLLASGMLLTEGCGEKLLSFSSDYPEIVGQSGGIREVFDLIDKVRDRDVTVLIRGESGTGKELVARAIHRTGIRAGKPFISVNCAALPESLLESELFGHEKGAYTGADSRVVGRFEQADGGCLFLDEIGDMSFETQAKILRLLEGHEFERLGGRTPIRVDVRVLAATNRDLETAVREHQFREDLYYRIGTFPIFIPPLRSRREDIPLLIGAVLRNFNRSTEKTVSAVSEKALARLIAYDWPGNIRQLENLVRRAAILAGGGVITEVGVDTGEEVPGGSRAGPKPDSDPAAAGFAAEEGEPPAPRPERIRSLAEAEREAVIEALRIADNNISRAARGLGISRATLYKKIKEYGVRESGKEGKDGGGDP, from the coding sequence GTGGGGAAATCCCTGCTTTTAGTCAACCATAACCCGTCGCAGCTCGCTTCCTGGCGGGCCCGGCTGGAAGGATGGGGGATACCCTGCGCCGCCACCGCGGATCCTTTCACCGCCCTGCAGTTGCTCCACCTCCAGGAGACGGGGGGGATGATCTGCCGGGAAGACCTCCCCATCATGTCCGGCCCGGAACTGGCCCGCCGCGCCCAGCGCAGCCACCCCCGCCTGGCGGTTCGAGTGATGGGCCGCCCCCGCGGGGGAGAACTTTCGGACGTCGACTACCACCACGGCGCGGTTTCCTTTCTGGAAGCGGATTTTCTCACCGCGGCCGGCAGGGTCCTGCTGGCCTCGGGAATGCTCCTCACGGAAGGGTGCGGGGAAAAGCTTCTTTCCTTCTCTTCCGATTACCCCGAGATCGTGGGGCAGTCCGGCGGTATTCGGGAGGTCTTCGATCTGATCGACAAGGTCCGCGACCGCGACGTCACCGTCCTCATCCGGGGAGAGTCGGGCACGGGGAAGGAACTGGTGGCCCGGGCCATCCACCGGACCGGGATCAGGGCCGGGAAACCGTTTATTTCGGTCAACTGCGCCGCTCTTCCCGAAAGTCTTCTGGAGAGCGAACTCTTCGGCCATGAAAAAGGAGCCTACACCGGGGCGGATTCCCGGGTGGTGGGAAGGTTCGAGCAGGCCGACGGCGGCTGCCTGTTCCTGGACGAGATCGGAGACATGAGCTTCGAGACCCAGGCCAAGATCCTCCGGCTCCTGGAAGGCCACGAATTCGAGCGGCTGGGAGGACGGACCCCGATCCGCGTGGACGTTCGGGTGCTCGCCGCCACCAACCGGGACCTGGAGACGGCGGTTCGGGAACACCAGTTCCGGGAGGACCTGTATTACCGGATCGGGACCTTTCCCATCTTCATCCCGCCGCTGCGCTCCCGCCGCGAGGACATCCCGCTTCTGATCGGCGCGGTTTTAAGAAACTTCAACCGTTCCACCGAGAAAACGGTGAGCGCGGTTTCGGAAAAAGCCCTGGCCCGGCTCATCGCCTACGACTGGCCGGGAAACATCCGCCAGTTGGAGAACCTGGTCCGCCGGGCGGCGATCCTGGCGGGAGGGGGGGTGATCACCGAGGTCGGCGTCGATACCGGGGAAGAGGTCCCGGGGGGGAGCCGGGCCGGCCCTAAACCGGATTCCGATCCCGCTGCCGCCGGTTTCGCCGCCGAGGAGGGGGAACCGCCGGCGCCGAGGCCGGAAAGGATACGGTCTCTGGCCGAAGCCGAGCGCGAAGCCGTGATCGAGGCCCTGCGGATCGCGGACAACAACATCAGCCGCGCCGCCCGGGGCCTGGGAATATCCCGGGCGACGCTCTATAAAAAAATCAAGGAGTACGGGGTCCGCGAGAGCGGGAAGGAAGGAAAAGACGGCGGAGGGGATCCGTGA